A section of the Rhodobacteraceae bacterium M382 genome encodes:
- a CDS encoding SLC13 family permease: MTQDQIILFCLFGAVFILLLWGKYRYDLVAFSALMAGVVLGVVPTKEAFSGFGHPATLVVALVLIVSAGLVRSGAVFLITRTLVDASRGLGAHIALMGGIGAVLSAFMNNVAALALLMPVDMQTARKAGRAPGLSLMPLSFATILGGMATLIGTPPNIIIAAIRGEATGTPFAMFDFAPVGGIAALAGLAFVALIGWRFIPARDDSGDSSSALAQYIAELTIPADSPLIGKRLAELDSDAEQADVALLGLIRDGKRRYGRAANAVLRAEDTLVIEAVPEALDEFRAALSLGFSDAQRQEKVTAAGEGLDVIEVVVPETARIAGRTAQGLGLAWRQSTVLMGISRQGRRITKQMRKTEVMPGDILLLLCPRDRGPDVTEWLGCLPLAERGLAVTANEKVWLAIGLFAAAVAAASFGLLYLPVALGLVVVAYVLTKILPIAGLYDHVEWPVVVLLGSMIPLGAALDSSGGTQLIANALIGLTQGLPAWAVLTVLMVVTMTLSDVLNNTATTIVAAPVGIQMATTLGVSPDPFLMAVAVAASAAFLTPIGHKNNTLILGPGGYQFGDYWRIGLPLEVLIVAVSIPAILVFWPM; the protein is encoded by the coding sequence ATGACACAAGATCAAATCATTCTTTTCTGCCTTTTTGGTGCCGTTTTCATTCTGCTGCTCTGGGGCAAGTATCGCTATGATCTGGTGGCGTTTTCAGCGTTGATGGCGGGCGTCGTTCTGGGCGTTGTACCGACCAAGGAAGCGTTTTCAGGCTTTGGCCATCCCGCGACACTGGTTGTGGCGCTGGTGCTGATCGTTTCCGCAGGGCTGGTGCGCTCCGGCGCGGTGTTTCTGATCACCCGGACATTGGTTGATGCCTCTCGTGGGCTGGGCGCGCATATCGCGCTGATGGGCGGGATTGGCGCGGTGTTATCGGCGTTCATGAACAATGTCGCCGCCTTGGCGCTGTTGATGCCTGTGGACATGCAGACCGCACGCAAGGCCGGTCGGGCACCGGGGCTCAGCCTGATGCCGCTGTCGTTTGCCACCATTCTGGGCGGCATGGCCACGCTGATCGGCACGCCCCCCAACATCATCATCGCCGCCATCCGGGGCGAAGCGACCGGCACGCCCTTTGCCATGTTCGACTTTGCACCCGTGGGCGGCATTGCCGCGCTGGCTGGATTGGCCTTTGTGGCGCTGATTGGCTGGCGTTTCATTCCGGCGCGGGATGATTCCGGCGATAGCTCCAGCGCATTGGCCCAGTATATTGCAGAGCTGACCATTCCCGCAGACTCCCCGCTGATCGGCAAACGGCTGGCCGAACTGGACAGCGATGCGGAACAGGCCGATGTTGCCCTGCTGGGGTTGATCCGGGATGGTAAACGCCGCTATGGGCGCGCCGCCAACGCGGTTCTGCGCGCCGAAGACACGCTGGTGATCGAGGCAGTCCCCGAAGCGCTGGACGAATTTCGCGCCGCATTGTCGCTGGGATTTTCCGATGCGCAGCGGCAGGAAAAGGTGACGGCCGCAGGCGAAGGTCTCGACGTGATCGAGGTGGTGGTCCCGGAAACCGCCCGGATTGCCGGGCGCACGGCCCAAGGTCTGGGGCTGGCCTGGCGCCAAAGCACTGTGTTGATGGGAATTTCACGCCAGGGGCGGCGCATCACCAAACAAATGCGCAAGACAGAAGTGATGCCCGGCGACATTCTGTTGCTGTTGTGCCCGCGCGACAGGGGTCCGGATGTAACCGAATGGCTGGGCTGTCTGCCCCTGGCCGAACGGGGACTGGCGGTGACCGCCAATGAAAAGGTCTGGCTGGCGATCGGACTGTTTGCGGCGGCCGTTGCGGCGGCCAGCTTTGGGTTGCTGTATCTGCCGGTGGCGCTGGGGTTGGTGGTGGTGGCCTATGTGTTGACCAAGATCCTGCCGATTGCGGGATTGTATGACCATGTGGAATGGCCGGTTGTGGTGTTGTTGGGCTCGATGATCCCGCTGGGGGCGGCGCTGGACAGCTCGGGCGGGACGCAGTTGATTGCCAATGCGTTGATCGGACTGACCCAGGGGTTGCCGGCCTGGGCAGTTCTGACCGTGCTGATGGTGGTGACCATGACCCTGTCGGATGTCTTGAACAACACCGCGACCACCATTGTCGCGGCCCCTGTCGGTATTCAGATGGCAACAACCCTGGGCGTGTCCCCCGATCCGTTTCTGATGGCGGTGGCGGTGGCGGCTTCGGCGGCGTTTCTGACCCCGATCGGGCACAAGAACAACACCCTGATCCTGGGCCCCGGAGGGTATCAGTTTGGCGATTA